The following proteins come from a genomic window of Vallitaleaceae bacterium 9-2:
- a CDS encoding GGDEF domain-containing protein, which yields MDYKSYLSKKLMMYILISIIVFIFGVYFTFFIYGNEMSHVRDQQIIETMESELDNKIKFQTGYFNAVIAKKYAQTNSYEAIGENLREDIGDIYRCDFIGDCMEAVEGESKQYSIYSCTSLALTTDKIKDITTIMATKEKQLVYAEPTNDLLVYKQKENIQAKDYFIYTIEIKKLGIPSIVLIEGNGLEQKFDKIANYKKQFMLGIQLLLLLIFIISMISHYYGTKKIANTILEPINELTNVIAASEDIDSLKVYTSNINEIDNLHKKFLELIGIIQDKTEKISEIEKENKYNEIKLNILREYSYNDVLTKLFNRRKIEELMDREIARAKRYANSFSIILIDIDYFKTINDTYGHDIGDEILIELGKILQENVRESDLVGRWGGEEFIVICPETTAQQCEVVAEHLRVTVENWEFTNQIKMTVSIGVAEYAKTDDKYSLFKKADEALYCAKQNGRNNTCNLT from the coding sequence ATGGATTATAAATCATACTTAAGTAAAAAGTTAATGATGTACATTTTGATTTCAATCATAGTATTTATTTTTGGTGTGTACTTTACTTTTTTCATATATGGCAATGAGATGTCCCATGTAAGAGATCAACAGATAATAGAAACGATGGAAAGCGAACTCGATAATAAGATAAAGTTTCAGACAGGCTATTTTAATGCGGTGATTGCAAAAAAATATGCCCAAACAAATAGCTATGAAGCTATAGGTGAAAATCTTCGGGAAGATATTGGGGATATTTATCGGTGTGACTTTATTGGAGATTGTATGGAAGCTGTTGAAGGTGAGTCAAAACAATACAGTATATATAGTTGTACATCCCTTGCACTAACAACAGATAAAATAAAAGACATAACCACAATAATGGCGACAAAGGAAAAACAACTGGTGTATGCGGAACCGACAAATGATCTTTTGGTATATAAGCAAAAAGAGAACATACAGGCAAAAGATTATTTTATTTATACGATAGAAATAAAAAAATTAGGTATTCCTTCGATTGTTCTTATTGAAGGCAATGGTTTAGAACAAAAATTTGATAAAATTGCAAATTATAAAAAACAATTCATGTTGGGGATACAATTACTTCTCCTGTTAATCTTCATTATCTCAATGATTTCTCACTATTATGGAACAAAAAAAATTGCAAACACTATTTTAGAACCTATCAATGAGCTTACCAATGTCATAGCAGCATCGGAGGATATAGACTCGCTTAAGGTGTATACATCAAACATCAATGAAATCGATAACTTACACAAAAAATTTCTTGAATTGATTGGAATTATTCAGGATAAAACTGAAAAGATTTCAGAAATAGAAAAAGAAAATAAGTATAATGAAATCAAGCTAAACATTCTTAGGGAATATAGCTATAATGATGTCTTGACAAAGCTATTTAATAGAAGAAAAATAGAAGAATTAATGGACAGAGAAATTGCCAGGGCAAAACGTTATGCGAACTCTTTTTCAATCATTTTGATTGATATTGATTACTTTAAAACCATCAATGACACCTATGGTCATGATATCGGAGATGAAATTCTAATTGAGCTTGGAAAAATACTGCAAGAAAATGTAAGAGAATCCGACTTAGTCGGACGATGGGGCGGCGAAGAGTTTATCGTTATCTGTCCAGAGACAACGGCACAGCAATGTGAAGTCGTTGCGGAACACCTTCGCGTAACTGTCGAAAACTGGGAATTTACCAATCAAATAAAAATGACAGTGAGCATAGGCGTTGCAGAATATGCAAAAACAGATGATAAGTATTCATTGTTTAAAAAAGCAGATGAAGCACTATATTGCGCCAAACAAAATGGAAGGAACAACACATGTAATTTAACATAA
- a CDS encoding HDOD domain-containing protein, producing the protein MEDNKALTMEEIISRVQEIPPFPQTIIRIMEITKNPEAGAKELEEEIIKDQGLTAKILQLANSAFYHGRRDIETVREAAVLLGFEAVRTMVLTTVIGKFMEKELPGYALEKEALWKQSQISAIMTRAVAKKVGYKKVDQAYTAGLLRDIGKVVLDQYVADAYQEINSLVEKGYTFIDAEEEVLGFNHGQIGAKVAEKWNLPDELVEVIATHHHPKEASINPKLVYITHVADSLIMMMGIHIGIDGLAYEFFSEGAKALNLNEKMLSEIMSEVADDIEKKSVFLEL; encoded by the coding sequence ATGGAAGATAACAAGGCATTGACGATGGAGGAAATCATTAGTCGGGTTCAAGAGATACCGCCATTTCCCCAGACGATAATTCGCATTATGGAAATCACAAAGAATCCAGAAGCAGGTGCCAAGGAGTTAGAAGAAGAAATTATCAAAGACCAAGGCCTTACGGCAAAGATTTTGCAATTAGCAAATTCAGCCTTTTATCACGGTCGACGTGATATTGAAACCGTACGAGAAGCTGCTGTTTTGTTAGGGTTTGAAGCGGTTAGAACAATGGTTTTAACCACAGTTATTGGTAAATTCATGGAAAAAGAGCTACCCGGCTACGCCCTTGAAAAAGAAGCGCTGTGGAAGCAATCACAAATTTCTGCAATAATGACGCGAGCTGTCGCAAAAAAAGTCGGTTATAAAAAAGTAGACCAAGCTTATACAGCAGGTCTGTTAAGAGATATAGGAAAAGTTGTACTTGATCAATACGTAGCAGATGCATATCAAGAAATCAATAGCCTTGTGGAAAAAGGATATACCTTTATAGATGCAGAAGAAGAAGTCCTTGGATTTAATCATGGACAGATCGGAGCGAAAGTCGCAGAGAAATGGAATCTTCCAGATGAGCTTGTTGAAGTGATTGCAACACATCATCATCCCAAAGAAGCGTCCATTAATCCAAAGCTTGTCTATATCACGCATGTTGCCGATAGCTTGATTATGATGATGGGAATTCATATTGGCATTGACGGCTTAGCATATGAATTTTTTTCAGAAGGGGCAAAAGCATTAAATCTTAATGAAAAAATGCTATCTGAGATTATGTCGGAAGTAGCCGATGATATAGAAAAAAAATCCGTTTTTTTGGAACTATAA
- a CDS encoding radical SAM protein — MERYSKITNKIKREILLLKGDSCRWGKCAFCDYIEDNSKDQVSNHKVNMEAIRQVTGEYGVLEVINSGNVFELPQETLDALKQCVKDKHIQHVFFEAHWIYRKHIQRMRDFFGVKITVKTGLETFDYDFRENVLNKGFGHVTVDELKKYVDSVCLMVGINGQTKKQIEQDITLAKQHFEHFTVNVYVNNSTKIIQDPSLVEWFKNTYGWLDQDEQCDILWNNTDFGVG; from the coding sequence GTGGAAAGATATAGTAAGATAACAAATAAGATAAAGCGAGAGATTCTTTTATTAAAGGGAGACTCTTGTCGATGGGGAAAGTGTGCGTTTTGCGATTATATTGAAGATAATTCCAAGGACCAAGTGTCTAATCACAAAGTAAATATGGAAGCTATCCGCCAAGTGACCGGAGAATATGGGGTTTTAGAAGTGATTAATTCCGGCAATGTCTTTGAATTGCCGCAAGAAACTTTAGATGCACTAAAGCAATGTGTTAAAGACAAGCATATACAGCATGTATTTTTTGAAGCCCATTGGATATATAGGAAACATATACAGCGTATGCGCGATTTTTTTGGCGTCAAGATTACTGTAAAAACAGGTTTAGAGACCTTTGATTATGATTTTCGAGAAAATGTATTAAACAAAGGCTTTGGACATGTAACCGTGGATGAACTAAAAAAATATGTTGATTCAGTGTGTTTGATGGTTGGAATCAATGGACAGACAAAAAAGCAGATAGAGCAAGATATCACATTGGCTAAACAGCATTTTGAACATTTTACGGTGAATGTATATGTCAATAATTCGACAAAGATTATTCAAGATCCGTCTTTAGTAGAGTGGTTTAAAAATACATATGGGTGGCTAGACCAAGACGAACAATGCGACATTTTATGGAATAATACAGACTTTGGAGTCGGTTGA
- a CDS encoding AraC family transcriptional regulator, producing MVTNERLLYTTNLLSETLPDEFMNERQLLSIGIDPHHQFLILQLILGNTLKSHINSLNPDSANEWKSQLHQIMVKHFAPHVLCFLNLQPFTRTVVLSIDPSQSLSQVKAEFGQRFIALSNELHSVYQYDITGCFGSIVSNYFQIGSSYKKARLLQEYHFIIGLGHCIFFDDPRHTDEYSLVEYKYVHHFESLFEDKQWIQMLELLNTIKHALVQNMVNDSKVTYIYKEIFSITIRQLFDQLDDYKQEIEKLNTGIIMFDHLFDDIEQVNQYYLEVMHRITKQVPSEHMHLHIKKALNLIHQHYMEDISLIYLADALNISTAYLSRLFKQEVDMNFKEYLTRYRISKAKDLLDKGSLAIKDIAYHVGYSSPTQFARVFKQVEGIKPSQYRQVLKNKGNDPFL from the coding sequence ATGGTAACCAATGAGCGTTTGCTTTATACAACTAATCTTCTCAGCGAGACACTTCCCGATGAGTTTATGAATGAACGTCAGCTACTTTCTATTGGTATTGATCCGCATCATCAGTTTCTAATCTTGCAGCTTATTTTAGGCAATACGTTAAAGTCACATATCAATAGTCTAAATCCTGATTCTGCTAACGAATGGAAAAGCCAGCTACATCAAATCATGGTTAAGCATTTTGCCCCTCATGTTTTATGCTTTTTAAACTTACAACCTTTTACACGTACCGTTGTATTATCTATTGACCCTTCTCAGTCACTCTCTCAAGTCAAGGCTGAGTTTGGGCAACGCTTTATCGCATTGTCCAACGAGCTTCATAGCGTATATCAATATGATATCACCGGATGCTTTGGCTCTATTGTATCCAATTATTTTCAAATCGGCTCTTCCTATAAAAAAGCCCGCTTATTACAAGAATATCATTTTATTATCGGATTGGGACACTGTATTTTCTTTGATGATCCTCGACATACCGATGAGTATTCGCTGGTCGAATATAAATACGTCCATCACTTCGAGTCCTTGTTTGAAGATAAACAGTGGATTCAAATGCTTGAATTATTAAACACAATTAAGCATGCCTTAGTTCAGAATATGGTCAATGATTCAAAGGTTACTTATATTTACAAAGAAATCTTTTCCATCACGATTCGTCAACTATTTGACCAGCTTGATGACTACAAACAAGAAATTGAAAAGCTAAATACCGGAATCATTATGTTTGATCATCTTTTTGATGATATTGAGCAGGTTAATCAATATTACTTAGAGGTTATGCATCGCATCACTAAGCAAGTTCCCAGTGAACATATGCACCTTCACATCAAGAAAGCTTTAAACCTTATTCATCAACATTATATGGAAGATATTTCTTTGATTTATCTAGCGGATGCGTTAAATATTTCCACCGCATACCTCTCTCGTCTTTTTAAGCAAGAGGTTGATATGAACTTTAAAGAATATCTTACTCGCTATCGAATAAGCAAAGCCAAAGACCTCTTGGATAAGGGTTCTTTGGCTATTAAGGATATTGCTTATCATGTAGGTTACAGCTCCCCTACACAATTTGCAAGGGTTTTTAAACAAGTAGAAGGTATTAAGCCGTCTCAATACCGTCAAGTTCTTAAAAATAAAGGGAATGATCCGTTTTTATAA
- a CDS encoding GDSL-type esterase/lipase family protein, with protein sequence MQKYIFTQHEQGDGILVHVDDLYNEAKGYGFIPLDQPLEKNGDFFKATAGWIADSVSKERYPLRFRAKVKEKGNYKVTVTIEGKSTGVDGVHLYTGRRNLVLRDIHVKPREVFVHSFYTHVGAYIPIMGKPAREDNSVYVSLLGQEASLSAVEIEKADVATIYIGGDSIVADYEARMPYNPLTNFGAWGQYLLQYIQNAAVDNQAHGGMTTNCFRDDGHLDIILENIRPGDIFLFQFGHNDQKRRNLKAYGGYTHNLRWYIQKIRSLGATPIIVTSMSRIPAEDEHGYYDLLKDYADACLRVGYELDVDVIDLHQYSFELFCQMDAETIKGYFMDAAHTNDYGGMLIAEFIAKDIMRQNIPGLREKISNRFMPLWAPDESLRPQESILPTQKEEAPVLTTDLPELPYIDCQGIEYEEVLKKAMHRGLLDPCVKFFHPFDEMPRAQFLYVFFKAIKGPASRGYTGKYCDIYRYEFDSGSVQKAIDANIIDPDTTPDQRFRPDDGLTGGELISMVIRGIAMAGFRELGMDACEEKAKRLGWLWEGYQRHKPVNRAQCISVLVQVLEKNEKTISLKGKWQYQLDPQDMGEVETWFQERFSEDTLMLPGTLCENGIGKALNPEQTLTPESVRSLKARYDYVGACWYQKMVTVPKGWNNQRVVFSIERVMMASKVWIDNQFVGTIKSLIGAHEYDLTAFIKPGQTHRLTVMLDNRDPYHLGLYGHSYTNETQTLWNGMVGAIELKASQNLYMDQVMIFADAKKQTVTVKGKINQKDTQVGMPSKNHRLKYCITHDDNENVVATLVKTVVCGAETTYFEHELVIEAPVEPWNEWNPKLYRLHIELEEERTSISFGFRKLQQQGRDMLLNGHKMFLRGNLECVVHPLTGYPPCDEAYWMRIMKVVKAYGMNHLRFHSNCPPEAAFVAADRCGIYLQIEGPIWLDEWFIGTGQYPEHYTFIPLEGRRIIERYGNHPSFCIYCNGNELRGDHQLLHDAIRPLKALRPDILYTLTANYDRPLDPYDDIFISVEADTHGMRGNRFIQSMGETLMTTYKEAVDGRKIPLISHEAGQFCVYPNIGEISQYTGNLYPQNLKVIENDLKQKGLDHKIEQFVQASGIFAARMYKEEIESFLRTEHFGGFQMLGIQDFPGQCSATVGVLDAFWNSKGVISEEAFRGFCNDVVPLIKTEKRIIKSMDSFLADIYIRQSRFEAMEGMDIRWTLNASQHMYAQGTFENVTIEAGTLQWIGQTDNIDLFDINSPKALTMTVEILGTNYSNSWNLWVYPEIENTDIELLAHQHDIHCVSAWNPKVKKMLEDGKNVLLMANKDSFIDKKVYDDRFNPVFWSPVFFNSEGSYGFYFEQPEQLRYFPSDHYTDYQWYHLLEDSFNFSVDHLPPEITPMIEVTPNFYYNHRLTNLIAAQVGRGRLMITSLPVERQSEHVEVKWFKKSLIDYIGTVKSETLAQLTFDEVDKIFIGDTKEAMDKTFVSKEGFIG encoded by the coding sequence ATGCAAAAGTATATTTTTACCCAACATGAGCAAGGCGACGGAATCTTGGTTCATGTTGATGATCTGTATAATGAGGCCAAGGGCTATGGGTTTATTCCTTTAGATCAACCGTTGGAAAAAAATGGGGATTTTTTTAAAGCAACAGCAGGATGGATAGCTGATTCGGTGTCCAAGGAGCGCTACCCTTTGCGCTTTAGAGCAAAAGTTAAAGAAAAGGGGAACTACAAAGTAACGGTGACAATTGAAGGCAAAAGTACGGGTGTTGATGGTGTACACCTATACACTGGACGGCGTAATCTTGTCCTACGTGACATTCATGTTAAGCCACGAGAGGTATTTGTACATTCATTTTATACCCATGTGGGAGCATATATTCCGATTATGGGAAAACCGGCACGAGAAGATAATTCGGTCTATGTATCGTTACTTGGACAAGAGGCAAGCTTAAGTGCTGTTGAAATAGAAAAAGCGGATGTAGCGACTATCTATATTGGTGGGGATTCTATTGTGGCAGACTATGAGGCAAGGATGCCTTATAATCCGTTAACTAATTTTGGGGCATGGGGGCAATACTTGCTTCAATATATTCAAAATGCAGCCGTAGATAATCAAGCCCATGGAGGGATGACAACGAATTGTTTTCGCGATGATGGACACTTAGATATTATCTTGGAGAACATTCGACCAGGGGATATCTTCTTGTTTCAATTCGGACATAATGATCAAAAACGGCGAAATCTTAAGGCTTATGGTGGATACACACATAATCTAAGGTGGTACATCCAAAAAATACGATCTCTAGGAGCAACGCCGATTATTGTCACTTCGATGAGCCGCATACCTGCGGAGGATGAACATGGGTATTATGATTTGCTCAAAGATTATGCCGATGCATGCCTTCGTGTAGGGTATGAATTGGACGTTGATGTGATTGACTTGCATCAATATAGTTTTGAATTGTTTTGTCAGATGGATGCAGAAACGATAAAAGGATACTTTATGGATGCAGCCCATACCAATGATTATGGTGGCATGCTGATAGCAGAGTTTATTGCTAAGGACATCATGCGTCAAAATATACCGGGTCTTAGAGAAAAAATAAGCAACCGATTTATGCCGCTATGGGCGCCGGATGAAAGTCTTAGACCACAAGAGAGTATTCTCCCAACACAAAAAGAAGAGGCACCGGTGCTTACAACAGATCTTCCAGAACTGCCATATATAGATTGTCAGGGAATAGAATATGAAGAAGTATTAAAAAAAGCGATGCATAGAGGGTTACTTGATCCTTGTGTTAAGTTTTTTCACCCTTTTGATGAGATGCCTCGGGCGCAGTTTTTATATGTTTTTTTTAAAGCGATCAAAGGACCCGCTTCAAGGGGGTATACAGGAAAATATTGTGATATATATCGCTATGAATTTGATTCGGGAAGTGTTCAAAAAGCGATTGATGCCAATATCATTGACCCAGATACGACGCCAGACCAACGCTTTAGACCGGATGATGGGCTAACGGGAGGCGAACTTATAAGCATGGTTATTCGTGGGATAGCTATGGCTGGTTTTAGAGAGTTAGGGATGGATGCATGTGAAGAAAAAGCTAAAAGACTCGGTTGGCTTTGGGAGGGATATCAGCGCCATAAGCCTGTTAACCGTGCGCAATGTATATCTGTCCTTGTACAAGTTTTAGAAAAAAATGAGAAGACCATTTCTTTAAAAGGGAAGTGGCAGTATCAATTAGACCCTCAAGACATGGGAGAAGTAGAGACATGGTTTCAAGAGCGCTTTAGTGAAGATACCTTAATGTTACCAGGTACGCTATGTGAAAATGGCATAGGAAAAGCTCTGAATCCGGAGCAAACATTGACACCGGAGTCAGTTCGAAGTCTAAAGGCAAGATATGACTATGTGGGGGCTTGTTGGTATCAAAAGATGGTGACGGTGCCAAAGGGGTGGAACAATCAACGTGTTGTCTTTTCGATTGAAAGAGTAATGATGGCATCCAAGGTATGGATTGACAATCAATTTGTCGGCACAATTAAGAGCCTTATCGGAGCGCATGAATATGATTTGACAGCTTTTATAAAACCGGGACAAACGCATCGCTTGACAGTCATGCTTGATAATCGCGATCCATATCATCTTGGTCTCTATGGGCATTCGTATACCAATGAGACGCAGACGTTGTGGAATGGAATGGTAGGGGCGATTGAACTTAAGGCAAGTCAAAACCTATATATGGATCAAGTCATGATTTTTGCAGATGCCAAGAAACAAACAGTGACCGTTAAAGGTAAGATTAATCAAAAAGATACCCAGGTAGGCATGCCAAGCAAAAACCATAGACTTAAGTACTGTATTACTCACGATGATAATGAGAATGTAGTAGCTACGTTGGTAAAGACTGTCGTGTGTGGAGCCGAGACGACGTACTTTGAACATGAACTGGTTATAGAGGCGCCTGTTGAACCATGGAATGAATGGAATCCAAAGCTATATCGCTTACATATTGAGCTGGAAGAAGAAAGAACAAGTATCTCTTTTGGTTTTCGTAAACTGCAGCAACAAGGACGCGATATGCTTTTAAATGGACATAAAATGTTTTTGCGAGGTAATCTAGAATGCGTGGTCCATCCCTTAACCGGATATCCTCCGTGTGATGAAGCTTATTGGATGCGCATTATGAAGGTTGTTAAAGCATATGGAATGAATCACCTAAGATTTCACTCGAACTGTCCACCTGAAGCTGCATTTGTGGCTGCGGATCGATGTGGGATTTATTTGCAGATTGAAGGACCTATTTGGCTAGATGAGTGGTTTATAGGTACAGGACAATACCCAGAGCATTATACTTTCATCCCTTTAGAAGGGAGACGAATCATTGAACGCTATGGGAACCACCCATCTTTTTGTATCTATTGCAATGGGAATGAGTTAAGGGGTGACCATCAGTTGCTGCATGATGCAATTAGACCTTTAAAAGCGCTTCGACCGGACATTCTTTATACATTAACAGCCAATTATGACCGCCCCCTGGATCCTTACGATGATATTTTTATCTCTGTGGAAGCAGACACACATGGGATGCGTGGGAATCGCTTTATCCAGTCCATGGGCGAGACGTTAATGACAACATACAAAGAAGCCGTTGACGGGCGAAAGATTCCTCTCATCTCTCACGAAGCCGGACAGTTTTGTGTTTATCCAAATATAGGAGAAATAAGTCAATATACGGGGAATTTATATCCGCAAAATCTTAAAGTGATTGAAAATGATTTGAAACAAAAAGGATTAGACCATAAAATCGAGCAATTTGTACAAGCTTCTGGAATCTTTGCAGCACGTATGTATAAAGAAGAGATAGAATCTTTTTTACGAACGGAGCATTTTGGTGGCTTTCAAATGCTTGGTATCCAAGATTTTCCGGGGCAGTGCAGTGCAACAGTAGGCGTACTGGACGCTTTTTGGAACTCAAAAGGTGTAATCAGTGAAGAAGCCTTTCGTGGCTTTTGCAATGATGTTGTTCCACTGATAAAAACGGAAAAACGTATAATAAAATCGATGGATTCATTCTTGGCTGATATCTATATTCGTCAAAGTCGATTTGAAGCAATGGAAGGAATGGATATCCGTTGGACATTAAATGCATCTCAACATATGTATGCACAAGGAACGTTTGAGAATGTTACCATCGAAGCGGGGACCCTACAATGGATTGGGCAGACAGACAATATTGACTTGTTTGACATAAATAGTCCCAAGGCATTGACCATGACAGTAGAGATTTTAGGAACGAATTATAGCAATAGCTGGAATCTATGGGTTTATCCAGAGATTGAAAATACGGACATTGAACTGCTGGCGCATCAGCATGACATCCATTGTGTTAGTGCATGGAATCCAAAAGTAAAAAAAATGCTTGAAGATGGAAAAAATGTTTTGCTGATGGCGAACAAAGACAGCTTTATAGATAAGAAAGTCTATGATGATCGCTTTAATCCGGTCTTTTGGAGTCCTGTGTTTTTTAATAGTGAAGGTTCATATGGGTTTTACTTTGAACAACCGGAACAATTAAGATACTTTCCTTCAGATCATTATACCGATTACCAGTGGTATCACCTGTTGGAAGATTCGTTTAACTTTAGTGTGGATCATTTGCCACCAGAGATTACGCCAATGATTGAAGTGACACCTAACTTTTATTATAACCATCGATTAACAAATCTTATAGCGGCACAAGTGGGACGTGGGCGCTTAATGATTACAAGCTTGCCTGTGGAGCGACAATCAGAGCATGTGGAAGTCAAGTGGTTCAAAAAGAGTTTGATAGATTATATAGGAACGGTTAAATCAGAGACACTTGCCCAATTAACCTTTGATGAAGTTGATAAAATATTTATCGGTGATACCAAAGAGGCGATGGATAAAACATTTGTCTCGAAAGAAGGATTTATCGGATAG
- a CDS encoding queuosine precursor transporter, which yields MSNLTIFILFAFINFGLIALVFRFFGKTGILSYIILSVIAANMQVNKGIIFDLGFAELEATLGNVMFAGIFLATDLLNEKYGYHAAKKAVTLSIVANLSFVLIMFISTLYHGLDYSEPYNHALELFFSINGGTLKAVLVGNLVYFISQSLDVFIYDKIKSWNSEKKTLWIRNNGSTLLSQLVDTILVSFGFALVGIFPLDLVGSMIITTLVIKYVAAIVDTPFLYIMNQIKAPESHDIF from the coding sequence ATGAGTAACCTAACCATTTTTATTTTATTTGCCTTTATTAACTTTGGGCTCATTGCGCTGGTTTTTCGTTTTTTTGGAAAAACCGGAATCTTAAGCTATATCATCTTAAGTGTTATTGCTGCCAATATGCAAGTTAACAAGGGTATTATCTTTGATCTAGGCTTCGCCGAGCTTGAAGCCACACTTGGTAATGTCATGTTTGCCGGAATTTTTTTAGCGACGGATTTACTTAATGAAAAGTATGGTTATCACGCTGCTAAAAAAGCTGTCACACTTTCTATCGTTGCCAACCTTTCCTTTGTACTAATCATGTTTATATCTACATTATACCATGGTTTAGATTATAGTGAACCCTATAATCATGCACTGGAGTTATTTTTTTCCATTAATGGCGGCACATTAAAAGCCGTTCTGGTTGGAAACCTAGTATATTTTATCAGCCAAAGTCTCGATGTTTTTATCTATGATAAGATAAAATCTTGGAATAGCGAGAAAAAAACCCTATGGATACGTAATAACGGCTCCACCCTTTTGTCTCAGCTTGTAGACACCATTCTCGTTAGCTTTGGATTTGCCCTTGTAGGAATCTTTCCATTAGATCTTGTCGGTTCTATGATTATTACAACTTTAGTCATTAAATATGTGGCTGCAATTGTTGACACACCTTTTTTATACATTATGAATCAAATCAAGGCACCTGAGTCTCACGACATATTCTAA
- a CDS encoding HD domain-containing phosphohydrolase: MKLKRLLVVGLITIGMLFPLVTFYIERKSEPYDLTVMESLIRVSSNQSFLVVCSAPIVFIGFALILTKILDRLESEKINAFNRLVENKKLSGEIKKQKEMLESILDKSPVSYIMVSKNGVVEYVNPSTKDVYGSADTLGINLFKIESLKGSEMIKSLKIACEGKVCKLKRYVHTSITDGKTRIYNIQFSPIANGRGETSALMITEDISKEVKLYEDMRRLIIDTFESMSILLDAKDKYTRQHSQNVAVIVEEIISYFELSEKEIDGIRHASKLHDIGKVGIPESILNKKGKLTEQEYALMKTHPLIGCDIVRPIDNTGLICELIVQHHERYDGTGYPNKIKGNQINPLSQMLAIADVIDALASKRSYKKPYAIKEVFKILEEGEGSQFNPEICRKIIYRLKQTGFLDKVYPKKNDDEGECIIQPVYMYPNR, from the coding sequence ATGAAATTAAAGAGATTACTTGTTGTTGGTTTAATAACTATTGGTATGCTGTTCCCACTCGTTACTTTTTATATTGAAAGAAAGAGTGAGCCTTATGATTTGACTGTGATGGAGAGTCTTATACGGGTTTCTAGCAATCAAAGCTTTCTTGTAGTCTGCAGTGCGCCGATTGTATTTATAGGATTTGCTTTGATTTTAACAAAAATATTGGATCGTTTGGAAAGTGAAAAAATCAATGCATTTAATCGGCTCGTCGAGAACAAGAAGCTGTCCGGTGAGATAAAAAAACAAAAAGAAATGCTTGAATCTATATTAGACAAAAGTCCTGTATCGTATATCATGGTTAGTAAAAATGGTGTAGTTGAATATGTCAATCCTTCAACCAAAGATGTCTATGGTTCGGCAGATACACTAGGCATTAATCTATTTAAAATAGAAAGTTTAAAGGGCAGTGAGATGATTAAGTCCTTGAAAATAGCCTGTGAAGGGAAAGTGTGTAAACTAAAGCGGTATGTGCATACGTCCATAACGGATGGAAAAACCAGAATATATAATATTCAGTTTTCTCCGATTGCTAATGGTCGGGGAGAAACCAGCGCGTTAATGATTACAGAAGATATTAGTAAAGAAGTCAAGCTATATGAAGATATGCGCCGTTTGATTATTGATACTTTTGAAAGCATGTCCATATTACTAGATGCAAAGGATAAGTATACCCGGCAACATTCGCAGAATGTAGCTGTTATTGTAGAAGAGATTATATCTTACTTTGAATTATCCGAAAAGGAAATTGATGGGATACGGCATGCTTCTAAACTCCATGATATTGGAAAAGTGGGCATACCGGAGAGTATCTTAAATAAAAAAGGGAAACTTACGGAACAAGAGTATGCATTAATGAAAACACACCCCTTAATTGGATGTGATATCGTTCGACCTATCGATAATACGGGGTTGATATGTGAGCTGATAGTACAGCATCATGAACGCTATGATGGAACCGGCTATCCCAATAAAATTAAAGGCAATCAGATTAATCCTTTGTCACAGATGCTTGCTATTGCAGATGTCATTGATGCATTGGCTTCAAAACGAAGCTATAAAAAGCCCTATGCAATAAAGGAGGTATTTAAAATTCTGGAAGAAGGAGAAGGAAGCCAATTTAACCCGGAAATATGTAGGAAAATAATATATAGATTAAAACAAACTGGATTTTTAGATAAAGTATATCCTAAAAAAAATGATGATGAAGGGGAATGTATTATCCAACCTGTTTATATGTATCCGAATCGATAA